Below is a genomic region from Zea mays cultivar B73 chromosome 9, Zm-B73-REFERENCE-NAM-5.0, whole genome shotgun sequence.
ACAAAAAAGGAGTGGAGTGGCTTCTGGAGTCTCCATATGAAAATTTACCATAAATAGTTGGAATGCTCCCACTCCATAAAATGACCGGATGTGAGCGCTCTCCCAGACGCAAGCGCTCTCCTCCCTTCCACACTCATATGGCTCTCCAACCAAACAaagaacagagcggctccgctctattctactcttcaaccaaacaaaaaatttaGCGGCTCTGTTCTGCTTGCCAAACGCAGAATAGAACAGCTCCATTCACAAAAACTGGAATGGAGCCGTTTCATTCTAGTTGACACTCCagccaaacacacccttaattgGTCTATAGCCCACACTGATTTCACCAACATACTGCATGCTTTGGTGCAGTCATGTATCTGGTGCACCACTTGTGTGATTGTGGGTCTACATCAAAAGCATGTAGCATGCAAATCAAAATGCCATGTTGGACCTCCCTAAAAAGCAAGTCTAGCACACAGATATCTTGTTGCTTTCTTCAACAAAATATAGTGCAATCTGCTGAAAATTTTGAAAATATGCCACTCCAGAATTTACAGCTGAACAACGTGCCACCGTAACCTTTGGTTTCAAACAATTTTCCACAGTAAACTTCGGCTTCAACAATTTGCCACTAAAAAAGCTATTGGTCAGAATCAGCCTCTGTAAAATGACCCTTACACTCATGTGGTTTCTTAGCCAATGGCAATGACCAGCATCAACACAGCGAGTCAGCGATAACGATAGCAGCTGTGGCATGTGGCTCACTGTGGAGGAAAAGACAGGGGCAGAGGGGAAAAAACAGGGAGCAACCTTCAATGCTATGGGTTACCAGCCAGGCAGCCATGGACACGAGGAATTGAACCTTGGCTCGCCGGAGATGATGGATTAAATGTAGCAGAGCATCTGGCTCCCATGACCAAAGTTGGGGAAGGCACAACACCAAAGATTGGTTGGTGTGGAGACACTGGGATCTACTGTGGAAATGGCGAAGGAGGTCATTGTTGCTCTCTTTGACCAGTAAGAAGTGCTGGCTGGCGACAAATGCAGCCTCAGGAATGGCGCTGTTTCAGTCAGACAGTAGGGGGCACAAGAGTCACATGGAGTGACCCTGTACAAGAAATTCAAAACCTGGAAACTTATTGAAGCCTTAAGTTTGGAGTGGCAAATTGTCAAATTTCAATCATCTTGATGTAGTTTTCAAAGCATACGGTAGGCTCGGTTAGAGAAGATGGTGAAGTTACTACATGAAATAAGATGCaattaggggtggtaatgggctcTAAACTTTGCACTATAAAAGTTAAGGATCGGATCATATTAGGATTgggctctatttctattcatttttgaactaaaattaattaagggcTCAAACGAATCGTGAATAAACATTTGGACCGTGATCCATTATCACCCCTAGAGCCTAGATGCAATGGAGCAAACAGCAGTCAAACATTTGGAAATGAAAATAGTAATCCTCTCTCTGGTACTTAGTACTTACCATATTGATCCTTCAACATCTTCTTATGATAATCGTTAAGGTACACAGTTTGATCATAAATAGGATACTTAACCTGCATCAAAAGTATAGTAACATGAAACACCTTTGAGAATTTATTTAAGACTAATTTGACATAGGGAAGAAATGAGTCATTACAGAAGACACTGCTTGACATCTAGCTGCACATTCTTCCCGATGAGCAGCTAGATATTCATTAAGCTTTGGAAGATCCTGCCTGCGGAATACATCCCAGACAGCACCAGCCAGGGATCCTTCTGAATTATTAGTGTTTGGCTCCTCGATGTGTGATTTCGAGTGTTTGTGTGATTGCTCTTCAATATCCAGATTCAAATTTTGAACAGGAGTATGAGCATTTACATGGACACTAGTTCCATTAGCAATCATTTCAGATACATCAGACTGTACCCTTACCCTCTTGGGACATTGGTAATGCACTTCAGTTGCATGCATTAACATGTGAACCTACAAGAGGAAACAGATAGCATTAGCCATCTGATGTTTGTAACTTTTGTCATTAATAATACTCAAGTTACTGAGCCGACCTTCATGaaaaacaagtgctcaaatctaaCCAGAACTTTGAAGTGAAAACTGAGTAAGACCAAACTTACCACATCGCTCATGTTAATCATTAGATTTGTCATTGAATCACCTTTACCAAGTTCTCGGTGACTTCCATGTGCAATTAGCAGTTTCATCCCTAATTCAGGTTGTAAGGCATCTGGGGGTAACTTGGCAGCAAGGTTTAGGAGACCCCATCTAGGATGAATAAAATCAACAAGAGGAAAGTTGACAATAAATTCTGGCCTTTGGCACAACAGAAACGCCTCCAAGACACTGGGTCGGGGCCACTCTTTCAATTTCAGCATCAACAAGTGGCCATCTCCTCCTTTGCTGCCATCTGAGTAGCCTTTGATAAACTGTTTGAGCTCGATATCTACCTGAGCATATAAAACAAGATAGGATATATAATTTTGAAGATAAGAGGTACAACAAACATTTTCCACATACAGAAGCTTGTAATTCTTTACTTCCACAAATTGTTCACTTCTCCAAAATGCCACTTGTAGTACAAATAGTGGATGGCCAAAACTCAAAATAAGTTAGCACAGGTGGTATCACAATGAATCAATGATCATGCATTCTTTTGAGCAATATATACCTCTAAGATCTAACAGTGGTATGTTAAACTAAATGAGACCAGCAATAGCAGTGTAACTAGTAACATGGCTCAGAACAATTTCTAACAGACAGCAACGTCTTGTTCAGAAATATAAAGCAACAACTAGCACTGATTTATCACCTCTGATTGGTTCGAGCAGTCCACAGCCTTGACTATGACATCTTCATCCATTTCTTCATCCATGATCTCCTGGATACCTCTCCAAATACTCAAGGGATCCCAGCTTGATGATAGAGAAGGCTCAAATGCTTCCCTGATAATAATAGGCTCCGCGTTTTTCCAATGCTTACGAAAATGAATGATGCCTTCATATTTTAAGTCCTCCAATACAGGTGAGTACAAACAATTCCTACCAATCTCATCACTGTTTGAGCATTTTGAGAGACCGAGGTTTTGCTGACCAGTAAACTCCGATCTTCTGCCATCACTGCAAGACAAGCATCCATCCTCCAAATCATGTACTTTGCAACCATTGACCATTTCTTCAGAACTTTTTACAAGTTTAGCAATCCAATTTATTTTGAATATCCGCCTTAATACCAACTTTGAGGAGCCACAACCACCAGCCTCGTGAGGTCCACAAGTGATGCTGCCATCATTGTTGACTCTCCATGTAGGGAATAAAGATTTAATGTCAATATTATTTATATCTATTGGCCAAGATAATGACTTGTCATTGACACTCTCAGCAGATGGTTCCAACCTTGCTCTTCTATTAAAAGAATCTCTACCTTTATCTTCAACATAACCTTCAGTATATTCTCCTCGTGCAACATTGGCCCGAGAATGACGTATGTCATGACAGCAATCAAGGCATAAATCATATGAACATCTTGGGCAGTATCGGTGATAATCAAACACTGGCACTTTGCAAAAGTCACTGCAGGTAATGAAATGTTTTAAGGTTCCATTCTATCCAAATTTATCTAGTTACAATGAGAAAAGGGTTCTAAAGATGAAGAAAGAAGAAACAGATAAAAAAGGCACAAAGCCGTACCAGCACATCTGCTCATCAGAAGTTATCTTTGCTCTGAGGACATCTGTCTTTGGTCCTATCAATAATAGCGTCAGTGAATGCTAAATTTCAGATGAGAAAAGCACAATAGAAGATAAGAGGGAAAGGGGAGCACCAGAAGATCTTGTTTCAACACCTATTTCAAAGCATTGGTCAGAATAAATTCCCTTCAGTACTGGAAGAACATAAACCAAAAGGCAATGAAGATATCTCAACTTATCAACAGCTGATATTTCTTGCACCCTAGCCTttaaaaggttaaaaatgttACATTTTGGACAAGTACCACATAAACTCAAACATATGCATAATTAATGGAAGAAAACTAATGGAGATTGCATACCTTTATTAAGTTGTCTCCTTGTAAGCAAACTTTGCAATTACAAATACCACGGCATGCTGGACAAACATTTCGAACTTCATCCATCGGAATGTCAGAGTACCTGCATTGCATTTGCGTTTACCTTAGTCCAAACAATAAAAGGCACAGTTTCCAAAATGTAGTTGGACGATTAGCTTGTACTGCACTATATTTATTTATAGAAGTATCAGAAAAGAGTGCTTTTCGACAGTTTTAGTCATGCCTTCTCATGATCAATCTAAACTCTCAGAAGTTACTAGAAATAATCAGGAAAACATCGACAAGGAACCATATAAAAGACTTGGAAATTTGCACCACAAGGCCATATTCAACCCGAGTTATCAACAAAGTTTGTGTGTTCGTCCTGGTTCTGTTTCCGTCCAAACAACATACAATTCTGACTCAAAAGTCATATTACTTTATGAGAAGATGATGACTGTTGCACCAGAAGAATTAAATTATTGCTTTTGCATTTGCCGATTTGGAATGAGGTAACAGCAAATTTTGCTTTTAAGAGGCAAACCTATAGGCTATGCTACTTGAAATGAATAAGACCATTAGTCAAATATCCTTGCATTCTGGCCATGCATTGCATTGCGATAAGAATGCCCCAAAACAGTTCATGTTATTTGGAACTTTCATACGAAG
It encodes:
- the LOC103639146 gene encoding lysine-specific demethylase JMJ25-like yields the protein MAAVPEDLRCKRSDGKQWRCSAPSMPDKTVCEKHYVQAKKRSASSALRASLRRSSASSLAPVFPFSSSPSSAARLRAADEDPPMAVARPLYGRVAGEAVYVAEPVPAPARREVAYEGLPRGNAAGGRTAAGLVGRGPLWFPGGGSEGIRSCHQCRKAGGVIWCTSCDRRGYCARCISRWYSDIPMDEVRNVCPACRGICNCKVCLQGDNLIKARVQEISAVDKLRYLHCLLVYVLPVLKGIYSDQCFEIGVETRSSGPKTDVLRAKITSDEQMCCDFCKVPVFDYHRYCPRCSYDLCLDCCHDIRHSRANVARGEYTEGYVEDKGRDSFNRRARLEPSAESVNDKSLSWPIDINNIDIKSLFPTWRVNNDGSITCGPHEAGGCGSSKLVLRRIFKINWIAKLVKSSEEMVNGCKVHDLEDGCLSCSDGRRSEFTGQQNLGLSKCSNSDEIGRNCLYSPVLEDLKYEGIIHFRKHWKNAEPIIIREAFEPSLSSSWDPLSIWRGIQEIMDEEMDEDVIVKAVDCSNQSEVDIELKQFIKGYSDGSKGGDGHLLMLKLKEWPRPSVLEAFLLCQRPEFIVNFPLVDFIHPRWGLLNLAAKLPPDALQPELGMKLLIAHGSHRELGKGDSMTNLMINMSDVVHMLMHATEVHYQCPKRVRVQSDVSEMIANGTSVHVNAHTPVQNLNLDIEEQSHKHSKSHIEEPNTNNSEGSLAGAVWDVFRRQDLPKLNEYLAAHREECAARCQAVSSVKYPIYDQTVYLNDYHKKMLKDQYGIEPFTFHQHIGEAVFIPAGCPFQLKNLQSTVQLALNFLSPESLPESVRLSQEIRCLPNGHLAKLKMLEVKKISLYAASSAVREIQRITLDPKFNLDPSFEDQNLTRAVSENLARVNKRKVSCS